The following are encoded in a window of Caldicellulosiruptor danielii genomic DNA:
- a CDS encoding YaaR family protein, whose protein sequence is MRIEDVRRNNINNVTFFQDQRRVERPKDSFSNYVKQLEKDEIINRIKELINKIDSLGKSLAERMDLSTLKEYKKTIKELLGYTVYSSHEYFNESLFGRKGRHKVFSIVKKIDEKMDMLTQEILKKEADNLKVLSYVGEIKGLLVDLFI, encoded by the coding sequence ATGAGAATAGAAGATGTTAGAAGGAACAATATAAATAATGTAACATTTTTTCAAGACCAACGAAGGGTTGAAAGACCAAAAGATTCTTTTTCAAACTATGTAAAGCAGCTTGAGAAAGATGAAATTATCAATAGAATAAAAGAGCTTATTAACAAAATAGACTCTCTTGGCAAGAGCCTTGCAGAAAGAATGGACCTTTCAACACTCAAAGAGTATAAAAAGACCATAAAAGAGCTTTTAGGATACACAGTGTATTCTTCCCACGAATATTTTAATGAAAGCCTTTTTGGCAGAAAAGGCAGACACAAGGTGTTTAGTATCGTCAAGAAAATTGATGAAAAGATGGATATGCTGACCCAGGAGATTTTAAAGAAAGAAGCAGACAATCTCAAGGTTTTATCATATGTAGGAGAAATAAAAGGGTTGCTTGTTGACCTATTTATTTAG
- a CDS encoding ATP-binding protein: protein MNLDTFIGQNGLVATLKRALIRPFHAYIFEGEKGLGKKLLAMTFSKQVLCEKKLACGVCKSCRLFDALTHPDFKIIKRDEDKKEISVDAIRDIIKDISRGPVFASKKVYIIQEAEEMSTSAQNALLKTLEEPPEYALFILTCNNLERLLPTVISRSLVLSFKRYSSSEISEILKNHGLEPKDYVLKLCRGNPKIALDFYDKEVQNKRDYIFDKLISYDGASFSLIKEFESDFEKFKDNFAFLFETVIYFLRDALMFKKTNLVELITNTDKLEKIVEFANKHTISHIYRLLQDFMMLEKYPDANVISDNVLDMIFLKLSGG from the coding sequence ATGAATTTGGATACTTTCATAGGTCAAAATGGACTTGTTGCTACACTCAAAAGGGCACTTATTCGGCCTTTTCACGCATACATTTTTGAAGGTGAAAAAGGACTTGGCAAAAAACTTTTGGCAATGACCTTTTCAAAGCAAGTTTTGTGTGAAAAAAAGCTTGCGTGCGGCGTTTGCAAAAGTTGCAGGCTCTTTGACGCACTCACGCACCCGGATTTTAAAATAATAAAGAGAGATGAAGATAAAAAAGAAATATCTGTTGACGCTATTAGAGATATTATAAAAGACATTTCACGAGGACCTGTTTTTGCAAGTAAAAAGGTGTATATAATACAAGAAGCAGAGGAGATGTCGACAAGTGCTCAAAATGCACTTTTAAAGACCTTAGAAGAGCCTCCAGAGTATGCTCTTTTTATTCTCACATGCAACAATTTAGAAAGGCTTTTACCGACAGTGATTTCAAGGTCTTTAGTGCTATCATTCAAAAGGTACAGCTCAAGCGAAATCTCTGAGATTTTAAAAAATCATGGGCTTGAACCCAAAGACTATGTTTTAAAACTTTGCAGAGGGAATCCTAAAATTGCTCTTGATTTTTATGATAAAGAGGTTCAAAATAAAAGAGACTATATTTTTGACAAACTTATTTCGTACGACGGGGCAAGTTTTAGTTTGATAAAAGAATTTGAAAGTGATTTTGAAAAGTTTAAAGACAACTTTGCATTTTTATTTGAAACAGTTATATACTTTTTACGAGATGCGCTTATGTTCAAAAAAACAAACCTTGTTGAGCTTATTACAAACACAGACAAGTTAGAAAAGATAGTTGAGTTTGCAAACAAGCATACAATCTCTCATATATACAGACTACTGCAAGATTTCATGATGTTAGAAAAGTACCCAGATGCAAATGTAATCTCAGACAATGTGCTTGACATGATTTTTTTAAAACTATCAGGGGGCTAA
- a CDS encoding PSP1 domain-containing protein — protein sequence MAEVVGVRFKKAGKIYWFDPNNIDLKAGDDVIVETVRGIEMGKVMIEKREVPDEEIVQPLKKVVRKATEEDYKKAQENMEKAARALEICKEKVQKHGLPMKLLHAEYTFDNNKLLFYFTAEGRVDFRELVKDLAAVFRTRIELRQIGVRDDTKFRGGLGPCGREVCCAVHLCEFVPISIKMAKQQGLVLNPAKISGLCGRLMCCLTYEQKFYEEAMLHLPGIGAIVKTADGVGEVVEVNVLKEKIKVRFEDEMQNVELKEYSVGEFEILKDTKKIQQPVVALDDDELKELLDLEE from the coding sequence ATGGCAGAGGTTGTTGGAGTTAGATTCAAAAAAGCAGGGAAGATATACTGGTTTGATCCGAATAACATAGATTTGAAAGCTGGGGATGACGTCATTGTTGAGACAGTCCGCGGAATCGAGATGGGAAAAGTCATGATAGAAAAAAGAGAGGTGCCGGACGAAGAGATAGTCCAGCCTCTCAAAAAGGTTGTAAGAAAGGCAACAGAAGAGGATTACAAAAAAGCACAAGAAAATATGGAAAAGGCAGCAAGAGCGCTTGAGATTTGCAAGGAAAAAGTACAAAAGCATGGGCTTCCTATGAAGCTTTTGCATGCCGAGTACACATTTGACAATAACAAGCTTCTTTTCTATTTCACAGCAGAAGGAAGGGTTGATTTCAGAGAACTTGTAAAAGACCTTGCAGCAGTTTTCAGAACAAGGATTGAGCTAAGACAAATAGGTGTCAGAGACGACACAAAGTTTAGAGGTGGTTTGGGTCCGTGTGGACGCGAGGTTTGCTGTGCGGTGCATCTTTGTGAGTTTGTACCAATCTCAATAAAGATGGCAAAACAACAGGGGCTTGTTTTAAACCCTGCAAAGATATCCGGCCTTTGTGGAAGGCTCATGTGCTGCTTGACATACGAGCAAAAATTCTATGAAGAGGCAATGCTTCATCTTCCAGGGATAGGTGCAATTGTAAAAACAGCCGATGGTGTAGGTGAAGTTGTTGAGGTAAATGTCTTAAAAGAAAAGATAAAGGTCAGATTTGAAGATGAGATGCAAAATGTGGAGCTAAAAGAATACTCTGTTGGTGAGTTTGAGATTCTAAAAGACACCAAAAAGATTCAACAACCGGTTGTTGCACTTGATGACGACGAGTTGAAAGAGCTTCTGGATTTAGAAGAATAG
- a CDS encoding DNA recombination protein RmuC produces MEAVLLIVAIVLVISNLLLLMRLKNNMGSSLDTQNKLLEIEKELEQIQNFISQQFSQNKNETQSMISSFGSILMTRFSDISNHIINFTSSNQEKLDSIRKEIDSKLEKIRETVDSQLQSTLETKLSQSFKLVSERLELVHRGLGEMQALAGSVGDLKKILSNVKVRGILGEIQLGNIIDQILDSSQYERNVRIKPHTQEQVEFAIKIPSKNSKDNEFIYLPIDSKFPIESYQRLIEAQEKANTDEVARFSKELENSIRQNAKTIKEKYIDPPKTTDFAIMFLPSEGLYAEVLRIPGLFESVQREYKVIVAGPTTIVAMLNTISLGFKTLAIEKRTSEVWELLSAVKTEFSRFGEILEKVKKKLSEAQDTIETATRKTRTIERKLKSVEVLSSEKDPEKILYDEEAIEEA; encoded by the coding sequence TTGGAAGCAGTTTTGCTGATTGTTGCTATTGTTCTTGTCATATCAAACTTGTTACTGCTCATGAGACTTAAAAATAATATGGGTTCTTCCTTAGATACTCAAAATAAACTTTTGGAGATTGAAAAGGAACTTGAACAAATTCAAAATTTCATATCACAACAATTTTCTCAGAATAAAAATGAAACGCAAAGCATGATAAGCTCGTTTGGCAGCATTTTGATGACAAGATTTTCAGACATATCAAACCACATAATAAATTTTACATCATCAAATCAGGAGAAGCTTGACAGTATCCGAAAAGAGATAGATAGCAAGCTTGAGAAAATACGAGAGACTGTTGACAGCCAGCTACAGAGTACATTAGAGACAAAACTTTCGCAGTCTTTCAAGCTTGTATCAGAGCGTCTGGAGCTTGTCCACAGAGGACTTGGTGAGATGCAGGCCTTGGCAGGAAGTGTTGGAGACCTTAAAAAGATTTTGAGCAATGTAAAGGTTAGAGGCATCCTTGGTGAGATTCAGCTTGGCAATATCATAGACCAGATTTTAGATTCTTCACAGTACGAAAGAAATGTCAGGATAAAACCGCACACGCAAGAGCAAGTTGAGTTTGCTATAAAAATTCCTTCTAAAAATTCAAAGGATAATGAATTTATATACCTTCCAATAGACTCTAAATTCCCCATAGAAAGTTATCAGCGGCTTATTGAAGCGCAGGAAAAAGCAAACACAGATGAAGTTGCAAGATTTTCAAAGGAACTTGAAAATAGTATAAGGCAGAATGCAAAGACTATAAAGGAGAAGTACATAGACCCGCCAAAAACAACAGATTTTGCTATTATGTTTTTACCCTCTGAGGGGCTTTATGCAGAGGTTTTGAGGATACCCGGGCTGTTCGAGTCTGTGCAAAGAGAATACAAGGTAATCGTTGCGGGACCCACAACAATTGTTGCAATGCTCAACACTATTTCGCTTGGATTTAAAACTCTTGCTATTGAAAAGAGAACAAGCGAGGTTTGGGAACTTTTGTCAGCAGTCAAGACTGAGTTTTCAAGGTTTGGTGAGATTCTTGAAAAGGTTAAAAAGAAGCTTTCTGAGGCACAGGATACAATTGAAACTGCAACAAGAAAGACAAGAACCATAGAAAGAAAGCTCAAAAGTGTTGAGGTCCTCTCTTCCGAAAAAGACCCTG